One Pseudomonas abieticivorans genomic region harbors:
- a CDS encoding acyl-CoA dehydrogenase family protein, whose translation MSAIEQFRQATRDWLQANCPPSLRIATPDGEIVWGGREVAFPSEDARLWFERMRDKGWFCPQWPSEYGGGGLSAEYNAVLESELRRLKCRPAQINLGIWMLGPVLLEFGSHAQKQALLPPMCRGEVRWCQGFSEPNAGSDLASLKTSAVADGDDFVINGTKIWTSYGDKSDWMYALVRTDPKAPKHLGISLIVLDMNSPGVSVSPIDLISGKSAFCQVFFDNVRVPRSQLIGPLNGGWNLGKSLLQHERKAMSKFGEFSLPTHFHLLPLIRHYLPDSQSPADQALRTRAQACAMNEHAYNLTVQRMGEEARAGLDTSAVMAIMKLVHTEQERDKFEVLLDALGYRALGLEGEPFSDQELAITRGWLNSFALTISGGSSEVQLNVIAKRVLNLPSA comes from the coding sequence ATGAGCGCAATCGAGCAATTCAGGCAAGCGACGCGCGATTGGCTGCAGGCCAATTGCCCGCCGTCGCTGCGCATTGCAACCCCCGATGGCGAAATAGTCTGGGGGGGGCGCGAAGTCGCCTTTCCCAGCGAAGATGCGCGCCTGTGGTTTGAGCGTATGCGCGATAAAGGCTGGTTCTGCCCGCAATGGCCCAGTGAATACGGTGGCGGCGGGCTGAGCGCTGAGTACAACGCGGTATTGGAAAGTGAATTGCGCCGGCTCAAATGCCGACCAGCGCAGATCAACCTGGGCATCTGGATGCTCGGCCCGGTGCTGCTCGAGTTCGGCAGCCATGCGCAAAAGCAAGCGCTGCTGCCACCGATGTGCCGGGGTGAAGTGCGCTGGTGCCAGGGCTTTTCCGAGCCCAATGCCGGCTCCGACCTGGCCAGCCTGAAAACCTCGGCAGTGGCCGATGGCGATGACTTCGTGATCAACGGCACCAAGATCTGGACCTCCTACGGCGACAAGTCCGATTGGATGTACGCCCTGGTGCGCACCGACCCCAAGGCGCCCAAGCACCTGGGCATCAGCCTGATCGTGCTGGACATGAATAGCCCAGGCGTCAGCGTCTCGCCGATTGACTTGATCAGCGGCAAATCAGCCTTCTGCCAGGTGTTTTTTGACAACGTCCGGGTTCCGCGAAGCCAGTTGATCGGGCCGCTCAACGGTGGCTGGAACCTGGGCAAGAGCCTGTTGCAGCACGAGCGCAAGGCAATGTCCAAGTTCGGCGAGTTCAGCTTGCCCACGCACTTTCATTTGCTGCCGCTGATTCGTCATTACCTGCCCGACAGCCAGTCGCCCGCTGACCAGGCCCTGCGCACCCGCGCCCAGGCCTGCGCGATGAATGAGCATGCCTACAACCTGACCGTGCAGCGCATGGGCGAGGAGGCCAGGGCGGGGCTGGATACCAGCGCTGTGATGGCAATCATGAAACTGGTGCACACCGAACAGGAGCGCGACAAGTTCGAGGTGCTCCTCGATGCCCTCGGTTACCGCGCCTTGGGCCTGGAGGGCGAGCCGTTCAGCGATCAGGAACTGGCGATCACCCGGGGCTGGCTCAACAGCTTTGCCTTGACCATCTCCGGTGGTTCGTCCGAGGTGCAGTTGAATGTCATCGCCAAGCGGGTCTTGAACCTGCCAAGCGCTTAA
- a CDS encoding class I adenylate-forming enzyme family protein — translation MKLQQWRNAWQQLIAAGSPFEVVTAPDTGLRYFRHAAPTLLDAIDAGRAHGEREFLVWEQQRLTFAAFFDQVDRLAGQLSQRFGVRQGDRVAIAMRNQPAWLVAFVAIQRCGAVCVPLNSWGLRDELFHGLQDCGAHVLICDEQRLALLAGDLLQQRMISLVVGLHEGQPLASNCQRLEALVQAPALALPSITIGPDDPALILYTSGTTSRAKGVLSSHGAICQALAALEFQTAFCAMSSPERVQVVIDSGLAPTNLMAVPLFHVSGLHAQFLLALRNGRRLLLMYKWDVDKAFDLIRDERCTQFNGAPVMMQQLLGSPRFDSSDSASLFGLGLGGAMASSRLLAHITKRKPHAISGSGYGLTESNGIGAAVGGDQFVYKPDSVGWPLPIVDVRIGPDPHAPLPAGHSGLIWLRSPTLMDAYWRLPQVSAQTLRDGWLDTGDIGHLDEEGFLYITDRAKDLINRAGEKISASEVESCICEMPGVLEAAAFAVADEALGERLALVLRSECQPPPSQEQVCAFIGQRLAAYKVPAQVHTLHAPLPRNASGKLIKAQIKQLLVSV, via the coding sequence ATGAAGTTGCAACAGTGGCGCAACGCCTGGCAGCAGTTGATCGCAGCGGGCTCACCGTTCGAGGTGGTAACGGCACCTGACACGGGCCTGCGGTATTTTCGCCATGCAGCCCCCACGCTGCTGGACGCGATCGATGCCGGGCGTGCGCACGGTGAACGTGAATTCCTGGTGTGGGAGCAGCAACGCCTGACGTTCGCTGCATTTTTCGATCAGGTCGACCGCCTGGCCGGGCAACTGTCGCAACGCTTTGGCGTACGCCAGGGCGACCGGGTGGCCATCGCCATGCGCAACCAGCCGGCCTGGCTGGTGGCCTTCGTTGCCATTCAACGCTGCGGCGCGGTGTGCGTGCCGCTCAACAGTTGGGGCCTGCGCGACGAATTGTTCCATGGCCTGCAGGACTGCGGCGCGCACGTGCTGATCTGTGATGAACAGCGCCTGGCACTGCTGGCGGGCGACTTGCTGCAACAGCGCATGATCAGCCTGGTGGTGGGGCTGCACGAGGGGCAGCCGCTGGCGTCCAATTGCCAGCGTTTAGAGGCGTTGGTCCAGGCCCCGGCGCTGGCGCTGCCCAGCATCACCATCGGCCCCGACGATCCGGCGCTGATCCTCTACACCTCAGGCACCACCAGCCGCGCCAAGGGCGTGCTGTCCAGCCATGGTGCAATTTGCCAGGCGCTGGCGGCGCTGGAGTTCCAGACGGCTTTTTGCGCCATGAGTTCGCCCGAACGGGTCCAGGTGGTGATCGACAGCGGCCTGGCCCCGACCAACCTGATGGCGGTGCCGCTGTTCCATGTCAGCGGCCTGCACGCGCAGTTCCTGTTGGCATTGCGCAACGGCCGACGTTTGCTGTTGATGTACAAATGGGATGTGGACAAGGCCTTCGACCTGATTCGCGACGAACGCTGCACCCAGTTCAATGGCGCGCCGGTGATGATGCAGCAGTTGCTGGGTTCGCCACGCTTCGACAGCAGCGACAGCGCCAGCCTGTTCGGCCTGGGCCTGGGCGGCGCGATGGCCTCCAGCCGGCTGTTGGCGCACATCACCAAGCGCAAGCCGCACGCCATCAGTGGCAGTGGCTACGGCCTGACCGAAAGTAACGGCATCGGTGCCGCGGTGGGCGGCGACCAGTTCGTCTACAAGCCCGATTCGGTGGGCTGGCCACTGCCGATCGTGGACGTGCGCATCGGGCCCGACCCGCACGCGCCGTTGCCGGCCGGGCACAGCGGCTTGATCTGGCTGCGTTCGCCAACCTTGATGGACGCCTACTGGAGGTTGCCGCAGGTCAGTGCCCAAACCCTGCGCGACGGCTGGCTGGACACCGGTGACATTGGCCACCTGGACGAGGAGGGCTTTCTCTACATCACCGACCGCGCCAAGGACCTGATCAACCGCGCGGGCGAAAAGATCTCGGCCAGTGAGGTGGAGTCGTGCATCTGCGAAATGCCCGGCGTGCTCGAGGCGGCAGCCTTTGCCGTGGCCGATGAGGCGTTGGGCGAGCGCCTGGCCCTGGTGTTGCGCAGCGAGTGTCAGCCACCGCCCAGCCAGGAGCAGGTGTGTGCCTTTATCGGCCAGCGCCTTGCGGCCTACAAGGTACCGGCCCAGGTGCACACCCTGCACGCGCCGCTGCCGCGCAATGCGTCGGGCAAATTGATCAAGGCGCAGATCAAGCAATTGTTGGTCAGTGTCTGA
- a CDS encoding acyl-CoA dehydrogenase family protein — MSLVYSEEQRLLADSAREFLAARSPVAAQRQLRDHGVAPGYDPQLWQHAVQLGWSAIPFPEALGGLDFGCMGLGPIFESMGKHLSASPLLSSVVLAGSLVHLAGSAGQQDQWLAALISGERRLALALDERPRHGPADTALVAAAEHGGYRLDGEKFFVVDGLGADAYLVAARTAGQAGAEQGISLFLVPANTPGLEVSALALIDSRNCARLRLNAVQLGRDALLGVAGAAWPALDEALDRGRACLAAELLGAAEQLFALTLDYLKTRVQFDVPIGSFQALQHRAARLHVELQLARSAVMAGLSSLDDSTLSAAQRGRLVSLAKWKAGEVAALASNEAVQMHGGIGVTDELDVGLYLKRIRVAQACLGDSDFHCVRYAACESLEK, encoded by the coding sequence ATGAGTCTGGTGTATAGCGAAGAGCAACGCCTGTTGGCGGATAGCGCCCGCGAGTTTTTGGCCGCCCGCAGCCCGGTAGCGGCGCAGCGTCAGCTGCGTGACCACGGCGTGGCGCCGGGTTACGACCCGCAGTTATGGCAACACGCCGTGCAACTTGGCTGGAGCGCCATCCCGTTTCCCGAAGCGTTGGGCGGGCTGGATTTTGGGTGCATGGGCCTGGGGCCTATTTTCGAGTCCATGGGCAAACACCTGTCGGCTTCACCGTTGTTGTCCAGCGTGGTGCTCGCAGGTTCCCTGGTGCACCTGGCGGGGTCTGCTGGCCAGCAGGATCAGTGGCTTGCGGCCTTGATCAGCGGCGAGCGTCGCCTGGCCCTGGCCCTGGATGAACGGCCGCGCCATGGGCCGGCGGACACCGCGCTGGTGGCAGCGGCCGAGCACGGCGGTTATCGCCTCGATGGCGAGAAGTTTTTCGTCGTCGATGGCCTTGGCGCCGATGCCTACCTGGTGGCTGCCCGCACCGCAGGTCAGGCCGGGGCCGAGCAGGGCATCAGCCTGTTCCTGGTCCCGGCCAACACCCCGGGCCTTGAGGTCAGCGCGCTGGCGTTGATCGACTCGCGCAATTGTGCGCGGTTGCGCCTCAATGCCGTGCAACTGGGGCGTGATGCTTTGCTCGGTGTCGCGGGTGCGGCGTGGCCGGCCCTGGATGAGGCGCTCGATCGTGGCCGCGCCTGTTTGGCCGCGGAGCTGCTCGGCGCCGCCGAACAGCTGTTTGCCCTGACCCTGGACTACCTCAAGACCCGTGTGCAATTTGATGTGCCGATCGGCTCGTTCCAGGCCTTGCAGCATCGTGCGGCGCGTTTGCACGTGGAACTGCAATTGGCGCGCAGCGCAGTGATGGCAGGCTTGTCGTCACTGGACGACAGCACCTTGAGCGCGGCGCAGCGTGGCCGCCTGGTGAGCCTGGCAAAATGGAAAGCCGGCGAAGTCGCGGCCCTGGCCAGTAACGAAGCGGTGCAGATGCACGGCGGCATCGGCGTGACCGACGAGCTGGATGTCGGCCTTTACCTCAAGCGGATTCGCGTGGCCCAGGCGTGCCTGGGTGACAGTGATTTCCACTGCGTGCGCTACGCCGCCTGCGAGTCTTTGGAGAAATGA